From a single Streptomyces misionensis genomic region:
- a CDS encoding 3-hydroxyacyl-CoA dehydrogenase family protein translates to MAGKLAVIGAGLMGSGIAQVAAQAGWEVVLRDVTDEALTRGTDAIKASYDKFVSKGKMEAHDADAALGRITPTTDLDAAADADVVVEAVFEKLEVKHEIFRALDKIVREDTVLASNTSAIPITKIAAATERPERVVGVHFFSPVPMMKLVELVRGYKTSDEALATAREFAESVGKICIVVNRDVAGFVTTRLISALVVEAVKLYESGVATAEDIDLACKLGFGHAMGPLATTDLTGVDILLHATGNIYTETQDEKFAPPELMRRMVDAGDIGRKSGQGFYTY, encoded by the coding sequence GTGGCAGGGAAGCTCGCCGTCATCGGGGCCGGTCTCATGGGGTCCGGTATCGCTCAGGTCGCCGCGCAGGCGGGCTGGGAGGTCGTCCTCCGCGATGTCACCGACGAGGCGCTCACGCGTGGCACCGACGCCATCAAGGCGTCGTACGACAAGTTCGTGAGCAAGGGCAAGATGGAGGCGCACGACGCCGACGCCGCCCTCGGCCGGATCACCCCGACCACCGACCTGGACGCCGCCGCCGACGCGGACGTCGTGGTGGAGGCCGTCTTCGAGAAGCTGGAGGTCAAGCACGAGATCTTCCGCGCGCTCGACAAGATCGTGCGCGAGGACACCGTGCTCGCCTCCAACACCTCCGCCATCCCGATCACCAAGATCGCTGCGGCCACCGAGCGGCCCGAACGGGTCGTCGGCGTGCACTTCTTCTCGCCGGTGCCGATGATGAAGCTGGTCGAGCTGGTCCGCGGGTACAAGACGAGCGACGAAGCCCTCGCCACCGCGCGGGAGTTCGCCGAGTCGGTCGGCAAGATCTGCATCGTGGTCAACCGGGACGTCGCCGGGTTCGTCACCACCCGCCTCATCTCCGCCCTCGTCGTGGAGGCCGTCAAGCTCTACGAGTCGGGCGTCGCCACCGCCGAGGACATCGACCTCGCCTGCAAGCTCGGCTTCGGCCACGCCATGGGCCCGCTCGCCACCACCGACCTGACCGGCGTGGACATCCTGCTGCACGCCACCGGCAACATCTACACCGAGACCCAGGACGAGAAGTTCGCCCCGCCGGAGCTGATGCGCCGGATGGTGGATGCCGGTGACATCGGCCGCAAGAGCGGGCAGGGCTTCTACACGTACTGA
- a CDS encoding STAS domain-containing protein gives MHIRGDHAELVVGGRLDVRSAADARTALHSAVDDGAGDLVLDLSELDSWDATGLGVIMGAHRRAGRCGRRLVLRGVPPQMQRLLVATRLHRILAIEGGIGVESLPRV, from the coding sequence ATGCACATCAGGGGCGACCACGCCGAGCTGGTCGTCGGGGGGCGCCTCGACGTCCGCAGCGCGGCGGACGCCCGTACGGCCCTGCACTCGGCAGTCGACGACGGCGCCGGCGACCTGGTGCTCGACCTGTCCGAACTGGACTCCTGGGACGCCACCGGACTCGGGGTGATCATGGGGGCCCACCGGCGGGCCGGCCGCTGCGGTCGCCGTCTGGTGCTGCGCGGCGTACCGCCGCAGATGCAGCGCCTGTTGGTGGCCACCCGGCTGCACCGCATCCTCGCCATCGAGGGCGGCATCGGCGTCGAATCGCTGCCGCGCGTCTGA